From Pseudomonas vanderleydeniana, the proteins below share one genomic window:
- the hglS gene encoding 2-oxoadipate dioxygenase/decarboxylase HglS, whose protein sequence is MSTFVSPDRIRADFSRAMSAMYQDEVPLYGDLMQLVADTNRDTLAAQPDVAQALAHTGELERLDLERHGAIRVGTATELATLGRLFAVMGMQPVGYYDLTAAGVPVHSTAFRAVDERALRASPFRVFTSLLRLELIKDVELRAFAERTLAARQIFTPRVLELIAQAERDGGLDEAAAGEFVAQALETFRWHGQATVSLADYQRLDGAHRLIADIVAFKGPHINHLTPRTLDIDQVQADMPRRGITPKAVIEGPPRRNCPILLRQTSFKALNEAIDFVGSQGVEQGSHSARFGEIEQRGVALTPKGRALYDALLGEAREALGGFPSEANALRYSELLAEAFKAFPDDYETLRREQLAFFRYRATDQGLAAKGLSADVDALLAGGDLAYEPLVYEDFLPVSAAGIFQSNLGDNAQAHYAELANRDAFQQALGRETLDELQLYQQAEQASLRGALEALRG, encoded by the coding sequence ATGAGCACTTTTGTTTCACCCGATCGTATTCGTGCCGACTTTTCCCGGGCCATGAGCGCCATGTACCAGGACGAGGTGCCGCTGTATGGCGACCTGATGCAACTGGTGGCCGATACCAACCGCGACACCCTGGCGGCGCAGCCGGACGTGGCGCAGGCGCTGGCCCATACCGGCGAGCTGGAGCGGCTGGACCTGGAGCGCCACGGTGCGATTCGGGTCGGCACGGCCACGGAGCTGGCGACCCTGGGGCGTCTGTTCGCGGTCATGGGCATGCAGCCGGTGGGTTACTACGACCTGACTGCGGCGGGGGTGCCGGTGCATTCCACGGCCTTTCGCGCGGTGGACGAGCGTGCCTTGCGCGCCAGTCCATTCCGGGTATTCACCTCGCTGCTGCGTCTGGAGCTGATCAAGGACGTCGAACTGCGGGCCTTTGCCGAGCGCACCCTGGCGGCACGGCAGATCTTCACCCCGCGCGTGCTGGAACTGATTGCCCAGGCTGAGCGCGATGGCGGCCTCGATGAGGCGGCGGCCGGCGAGTTCGTCGCCCAGGCGCTGGAAACCTTCCGCTGGCATGGCCAGGCGACCGTCAGCCTGGCCGACTACCAGCGCCTGGATGGCGCCCACCGGTTGATTGCCGACATCGTCGCGTTCAAGGGGCCGCACATCAACCACCTGACACCGCGTACCCTGGACATCGACCAGGTCCAGGCCGACATGCCGCGCCGCGGCATCACGCCCAAGGCGGTGATCGAGGGGCCGCCACGGCGCAACTGCCCGATCCTGCTGCGCCAGACCAGCTTCAAGGCGCTCAACGAGGCGATCGACTTCGTCGGTTCGCAGGGCGTGGAGCAGGGCAGCCATTCGGCACGTTTCGGCGAGATCGAACAGCGCGGCGTGGCCCTGACGCCGAAAGGCCGTGCGCTGTACGACGCCCTGCTCGGTGAGGCCCGCGAGGCGCTGGGCGGCTTCCCCTCGGAAGCCAACGCGCTGCGCTACAGCGAACTGCTGGCCGAGGCTTTCAAGGCGTTCCCGGATGACTACGAGACCCTGCGCCGCGAGCAATTGGCGTTCTTCCGCTACCGGGCGACCGACCAGGGCCTGGCGGCCAAGGGCTTGTCCGCCGATGTGGACGCGCTGTTGGCGGGGGGGGACCTGGCCTACGAGCCGCTGGTGTACGAAGACTTCCTGCCGGTCAGTGCGGCGGGGATCTTCCAGTCCAACCTGGGTGACAACGCCCAGGCGCATTACGCCGAGCTGGCCAACCGTGATGCCTTCCAGCAGGCGCTGGGCCGGGAGACGCTGGACGAATTGCAGCTGTACCAGCAGGCCGAGCAGGCGTCGCTGCGCGGTGCGCTCGAGGCCTTGCGGGGCTGA
- a CDS encoding SDR family NAD(P)-dependent oxidoreductase, with amino-acid sequence MIGKLEGKIAVVTGGTTGIGLATAKRFAQEGAHVYITGRRQAELDAAVAQVGNATGVQVDSTRLDQLDALYQRIQAERGQIDVLFANAGGGSMLPLGQITEEHYDDTFDRNVKGVLFTVQKALPLLANNASVILTGSTAASSGTAAFSVYAASKAAVRAFARNWILDLKDRNVRVNTISPGATRTPGLVDLAGPDAAQQQGLLDYLASQIPQGRVGEPEEIASAALFLASSDASFVNGIELFVDGGQAQI; translated from the coding sequence ATGATCGGCAAACTTGAAGGCAAAATCGCAGTTGTCACCGGCGGCACCACCGGCATCGGCCTGGCCACCGCCAAACGCTTCGCCCAGGAAGGCGCCCACGTCTACATCACCGGCCGCCGCCAGGCCGAACTGGACGCCGCCGTGGCCCAGGTCGGCAACGCCACCGGCGTGCAGGTCGACTCCACCCGCCTCGACCAGCTCGACGCCCTGTACCAGCGCATCCAGGCCGAGCGCGGCCAGATCGACGTACTGTTCGCCAACGCCGGCGGCGGTTCGATGCTGCCCCTGGGACAGATCACCGAAGAGCACTACGACGACACCTTCGACCGTAACGTCAAGGGCGTGCTGTTCACCGTGCAAAAGGCCCTGCCACTGCTGGCGAACAACGCCTCGGTGATCCTCACCGGCTCCACCGCCGCCAGCTCCGGCACCGCGGCCTTCAGCGTCTACGCCGCGTCCAAGGCCGCCGTGCGTGCCTTCGCCCGCAACTGGATCCTGGACCTGAAGGACCGCAACGTGCGCGTCAACACCATCAGCCCGGGCGCCACCCGCACCCCCGGCCTGGTCGACCTGGCCGGCCCGGATGCGGCGCAGCAGCAGGGCCTGCTGGATTACCTCGCCTCGCAGATCCCGCAAGGGCGCGTGGGTGAGCCGGAAGAGATCGCCAGTGCCGCACTGTTCCTGGCCTCCAGCGATGCCAGCTTCGTCAACGGTATCGAACTGTTCGTCGACGGCGGCCAGGCGCAGATCTGA
- a CDS encoding MFS transporter encodes MTTQALQEPAGSTTDERVYSTDIPARLDRLPWTRFHTLLVLALGITWLLDGLEVTLAGSVSGALKDSLHMNNTEIGLAGAAYIAGAVLGALFFGWLTDRLGRRKLFFITLFLYIGATAATAFSWNLWSFLLFRFLTGAGIGGEYTAINSTIQEFTPARYRGWVDLTINGTFWIGAALGAVGSVVLLDPNVAGGELGWRLCFGIGAVLGLIIMLMRLWIPESPRWLMIHNQPEEAERIVANIERHYHERGIEVPPVKEPPLRLHARDHTPLREVVHSLFVEHRRRAIVGLTLLTAQAFFYNAIFFTYALVLTDFYHVPSAHIGWYLLPFALGNFCGPLLLGRLFDVVGRRIMISSTYLISGVLLCFSGYLFQQQMIDATQQTIAWVVIFFFASAAASSAYLTVAETFPLEIRALAIAVFYAFGTGLGGLIGPTLFGALIETGQRTNVLYGYLIGAGLMIAAAGVQAVWGVAAERRSLEHVARPLSQVSD; translated from the coding sequence ATGACAACCCAAGCCCTGCAAGAACCGGCCGGCTCCACAACGGACGAGCGCGTCTACAGCACTGACATCCCCGCCCGCCTAGACCGCCTGCCGTGGACCCGCTTCCACACCCTGCTGGTGCTGGCACTGGGTATCACCTGGTTGCTCGACGGCTTGGAGGTGACCCTCGCCGGCTCGGTCTCCGGGGCGCTCAAGGACAGCCTGCACATGAACAACACCGAGATCGGCCTGGCCGGCGCCGCCTACATCGCCGGCGCGGTGCTCGGGGCGTTGTTCTTCGGTTGGCTCACCGACCGCCTCGGCCGGCGCAAGCTGTTCTTCATCACCCTGTTCCTGTACATCGGCGCCACGGCGGCCACGGCCTTTTCCTGGAACCTGTGGAGCTTCCTGCTGTTCCGCTTTCTCACCGGTGCCGGCATCGGCGGCGAGTACACGGCGATCAACTCGACCATCCAGGAATTCACCCCGGCCCGCTATCGCGGCTGGGTCGACCTGACCATCAACGGCACTTTCTGGATCGGCGCCGCACTGGGCGCCGTCGGTTCGGTGGTCCTGCTCGACCCGAACGTGGCCGGCGGCGAACTGGGCTGGCGGCTGTGCTTCGGCATCGGCGCGGTGCTCGGCCTGATCATCATGCTGATGCGCCTGTGGATTCCGGAAAGCCCACGCTGGCTGATGATCCACAACCAGCCGGAAGAAGCCGAACGCATCGTCGCCAACATCGAACGCCACTACCACGAACGCGGCATCGAGGTGCCCCCGGTGAAAGAACCGCCGCTGCGCCTGCACGCCCGTGACCACACGCCGTTGCGCGAGGTGGTCCACAGCCTGTTCGTCGAACACCGGCGCCGGGCCATCGTCGGGCTGACCCTGCTGACCGCCCAGGCGTTTTTCTACAACGCGATCTTCTTCACCTATGCGCTGGTGCTCACCGACTTCTACCACGTGCCTTCGGCCCATATCGGCTGGTACCTGCTGCCCTTCGCCCTCGGCAACTTCTGCGGGCCGCTGCTGCTCGGGCGGCTGTTCGACGTGGTCGGCCGGCGCATCATGATCAGCAGCACCTACCTGATTTCCGGGGTGCTGCTGTGCTTCAGCGGCTACCTGTTCCAGCAACAGATGATCGACGCGACCCAGCAAACCATCGCCTGGGTGGTGATTTTCTTCTTCGCCTCGGCGGCGGCCAGCTCGGCCTACCTGACCGTGGCGGAGACCTTCCCGCTGGAGATCCGCGCCCTGGCCATCGCCGTGTTCTATGCTTTCGGCACCGGCCTGGGTGGCCTGATCGGCCCGACCCTGTTCGGCGCCCTGATCGAGACCGGCCAGCGCACCAACGTGTTGTACGGCTACCTGATTGGGGCGGGCCTGATGATTGCGGCGGCGGGGGTACAGGCGGTGTGGGGCGTGGCGGCCGAGCGCCGCTCCCTGGAGCATGTGGCCAGGCCCTTGTCGCAGGTAAGTGATTGA
- a CDS encoding ABC transporter ATP-binding protein, with the protein MLRTFERWLDPFPPDEVPPPPMGLLRFLWACTRGARGYILALALLSAGVSIYEAWLFSFLGQVVDLLANWKAGGAVSAEESRVLWGIGIVLVISIALVALRTMMQHQVLAINLPLRLRWDFHRLMLRQSLSFFSDEFSGRVTTKVMQTALAVREVLFTVIEIAPGIGVYFIAIIALAGGFAPKLMLPFVAWIALFGLAMLYFVPRLGQVGQEQANARSSMTGRVSDAYTNITTVKLFSHSKREAQFARAAMEDFKDTGFRQMRLVSQFEIVNQALVVGLILGAGGYALWLWHQGDVGTGAVAAITAMALRVNGMSHWIMWQMTSLFENIGTVQDGMDTLTRGPKVQDAPNAGELVTSGGAVTFDNVSFNYNGERQVLDGLSLQIRPGEKIGLVGRSGAGKSTLINLLLRFYDVDKGEIRIDGQNIAQVTQDSLRGAIGMVTQDTSLLHRSIRDNIAYGRPDATEAQIQQAAANAQADGFISQLSDRQGHTGYDTLVGERGIKLSGGQRQRIAIARVMLKNAPILLLDEATSALDSEVEVAIQESLDEMMQGKTVIAIAHRLSTIAAMDRLIVMDDGRIIEQGTHSQLLEKNGTYARLWQHQSGGFLGEDLGVMEAVE; encoded by the coding sequence GTGCTACGAACCTTCGAACGATGGCTCGACCCCTTCCCGCCCGATGAGGTGCCACCACCGCCGATGGGCCTGCTGCGGTTCCTGTGGGCGTGCACGCGCGGCGCCCGAGGCTACATCCTCGCGCTGGCGCTGCTCAGCGCCGGTGTATCGATCTACGAAGCCTGGCTGTTTTCCTTCCTCGGGCAGGTCGTCGACCTCCTCGCCAATTGGAAGGCCGGCGGCGCTGTGAGCGCGGAAGAAAGCCGCGTGCTGTGGGGCATCGGCATCGTGCTGGTGATCAGTATCGCCCTGGTGGCGCTGCGCACGATGATGCAGCACCAGGTCCTGGCGATTAACCTGCCACTGCGGCTGCGCTGGGACTTCCACCGCCTGATGCTGCGCCAGAGCCTCTCGTTCTTTTCCGACGAGTTCTCCGGCCGGGTCACGACCAAGGTGATGCAGACCGCCCTCGCGGTGCGTGAGGTGCTGTTCACCGTGATCGAGATCGCTCCCGGGATCGGCGTGTACTTCATCGCGATCATCGCGCTGGCCGGCGGTTTCGCACCGAAACTGATGCTGCCGTTCGTGGCCTGGATCGCCCTGTTCGGGCTGGCCATGCTGTACTTCGTGCCGCGCCTGGGCCAGGTCGGCCAGGAACAGGCCAATGCCCGCTCGTCGATGACTGGGCGGGTCTCGGACGCCTACACCAACATCACCACGGTGAAGCTGTTCTCGCACTCCAAGCGCGAAGCGCAGTTCGCCCGCGCGGCGATGGAAGACTTCAAGGACACCGGCTTTCGCCAGATGCGCCTGGTCAGCCAGTTCGAGATCGTCAACCAGGCCCTGGTGGTCGGGCTGATCCTCGGCGCCGGCGGTTACGCGCTGTGGCTCTGGCACCAGGGCGACGTCGGTACCGGCGCGGTCGCGGCGATCACCGCCATGGCCTTGCGGGTCAACGGCATGTCGCACTGGATCATGTGGCAGATGACCTCGCTGTTCGAGAACATCGGTACCGTGCAGGACGGCATGGACACCCTGACCCGCGGCCCCAAGGTCCAGGACGCACCGAACGCCGGCGAGCTGGTGACGTCGGGCGGCGCGGTGACCTTCGACAACGTCAGCTTCAACTACAACGGCGAGCGCCAGGTGCTCGACGGCCTGAGCCTGCAGATCCGCCCGGGAGAGAAGATCGGCCTGGTCGGCCGCTCCGGTGCGGGCAAGTCGACACTGATCAATCTGCTGCTGCGCTTCTACGACGTCGACAAGGGCGAAATCCGCATCGATGGGCAGAACATCGCCCAGGTCACCCAGGACAGCCTGCGCGGCGCGATCGGCATGGTCACCCAGGATACCTCGCTGCTGCACCGCTCCATTCGCGACAATATCGCCTATGGCCGCCCCGATGCGACCGAGGCGCAGATCCAGCAGGCGGCCGCCAATGCCCAGGCCGACGGGTTCATCAGCCAGTTGAGCGACCGGCAGGGTCATACCGGCTACGACACCCTGGTCGGCGAACGTGGCATCAAGCTGTCGGGCGGCCAGCGCCAACGCATCGCCATCGCCCGGGTGATGCTCAAGAACGCGCCGATCCTGCTGCTCGACGAAGCCACCAGCGCACTGGATTCGGAAGTGGAAGTGGCCATCCAGGAAAGCCTGGATGAAATGATGCAGGGCAAGACCGTGATCGCCATCGCCCACCGGCTGTCGACCATCGCGGCCATGGACCGCCTGATCGTCATGGACGACGGGCGCATCATCGAACAGGGCACCCACAGCCAGTTGCTGGAGAAAAACGGCACCTACGCCCGGCTTTGGCAGCACCAGAGCGGCGGCTTCCTGGGTGAAGACCTCGGGGTGATGGAGGCCGTGGAGTAA
- a CDS encoding MFS transporter, giving the protein MQEPKQSRVRYLILFMLFLVTTINYADRATISIAGSSIQKELGVDAITLGYIFSAFGWAYVLGQIPGGWLLDRFGSKRVYTVSIFTWSLFTFLQGFVGEFGVSTVVVLLVLLRLSVGLAEAPSFPGNARIVAAWFPTRERGTASAVFNSAQYFATALFAPLMGWIVYRFGWQHVFIMMGALGMAFSLVWTRVIHSPRKHPLANAAEVQYIADNGGLVDLDEQKPKKSGGPQWAHVRQLLSNRMMAGVYLGQFCINSLTYFFLTWFPVYLVQERGMTILKAGAIASLPALCGFLGGVLGGVFSDYLLRRGHSLSMARKTPIVLGMALSMSMIVCNYVEADWVVVAFMALAFFGKGIGALGWAVVSDTSPKQIAGLAGGLFNTIGNLSSISTPIIIGYIIAATGSFKMALVFIGANALIAAISYLVLVGDIKRIELAGLEEPAPLPHSSTSTSAPTSR; this is encoded by the coding sequence ATGCAAGAACCCAAGCAAAGCCGCGTCCGCTACCTGATCCTGTTCATGCTGTTCCTGGTGACGACGATCAACTACGCCGACCGCGCGACCATTTCCATTGCCGGCTCCAGCATCCAGAAAGAACTGGGCGTCGACGCCATCACCCTCGGCTATATCTTCTCTGCCTTTGGCTGGGCCTATGTGCTGGGCCAGATTCCCGGCGGCTGGCTGCTCGACCGGTTCGGCTCCAAGCGTGTCTACACCGTCAGCATCTTCACCTGGTCGCTGTTCACCTTCCTGCAGGGTTTCGTCGGTGAATTCGGCGTCTCGACCGTGGTCGTCCTGCTGGTCCTGCTGCGCCTGTCGGTGGGGCTGGCGGAAGCACCGTCGTTCCCGGGCAACGCGCGCATCGTCGCGGCCTGGTTCCCGACCCGCGAGCGGGGCACGGCCTCGGCGGTGTTCAACTCCGCGCAGTACTTCGCCACGGCGTTGTTTGCGCCGCTGATGGGCTGGATCGTCTATCGCTTCGGCTGGCAACACGTGTTCATCATGATGGGCGCGCTGGGGATGGCCTTCTCCCTGGTCTGGACCCGGGTGATCCACAGCCCGCGCAAGCATCCATTGGCCAATGCCGCCGAAGTGCAATACATCGCCGACAATGGCGGCCTGGTCGACCTCGATGAACAGAAGCCGAAAAAGAGCGGCGGCCCGCAGTGGGCGCATGTGCGCCAGCTGTTGAGCAACCGCATGATGGCCGGGGTCTACCTGGGGCAGTTCTGCATCAACTCGCTGACGTACTTCTTCCTCACCTGGTTCCCGGTGTACCTGGTCCAGGAGCGTGGCATGACCATCCTCAAGGCCGGCGCCATCGCCTCGCTGCCGGCGCTGTGTGGCTTCCTCGGCGGCGTCCTGGGTGGCGTGTTCTCCGACTACCTGCTGCGCCGCGGCCACTCGCTGAGCATGGCCCGCAAGACGCCGATCGTGCTGGGCATGGCGCTGTCCATGTCGATGATCGTCTGCAACTACGTCGAGGCCGACTGGGTGGTGGTGGCGTTCATGGCCCTGGCGTTCTTCGGCAAGGGTATCGGCGCACTGGGCTGGGCGGTGGTCTCCGACACCTCGCCGAAGCAGATCGCCGGGCTGGCCGGTGGCCTGTTCAACACCATCGGCAACCTGTCGTCGATCTCCACGCCGATCATCATCGGCTACATCATCGCCGCCACCGGCTCGTTCAAGATGGCCCTGGTGTTCATCGGCGCCAATGCGCTGATCGCCGCCATCAGCTACCTGGTGCTGGTGGGCGACATCAAGCGTATCGAACTCGCCGGCCTCGAAGAGCCAGCACCGCTCCCTCATTCCAGCACCTCCACATCGGCGCCCACCTCGCGTTGA
- a CDS encoding LacI family DNA-binding transcriptional regulator, with protein MARKSRRELASAADAGELPVTVIDVARVAGVSPITVSRALHRPERVSEKTRERVLEVVKAMGYVPNLLAGSLALSKSRLVAIVLPTLANSIFAAVVQAIMERLTEAGYHSLLGATGYSPEKEEVLLEAILGRRPDGIVLTGTLHTEGSRARLASAGIPVVEAWDLSEHALDMQVGFSHEEVGRLVADFFHAKGYQRFSLITVDDPRGIRRGNGLIERLADHGIHEVPVEILPLPATWEVGREGLKRLLTRKNRPQLVFCSSDTVALGVLAEAAAQGLRVPQDIAVLGFGDTTDGRFAHPALSTISVNSAQMGRAVAEALLRRLAGGKGLERHDTGFSLIERAST; from the coding sequence GTGGCAAGAAAATCCCGAAGAGAATTGGCGAGTGCCGCCGATGCCGGCGAGCTGCCAGTGACCGTCATCGATGTCGCGCGTGTCGCGGGGGTCTCTCCGATTACGGTTTCGCGTGCGCTGCATCGCCCAGAGCGTGTCAGCGAGAAGACTCGCGAGCGGGTCCTGGAAGTGGTCAAGGCCATGGGCTACGTGCCCAACCTGCTGGCCGGCAGCCTGGCCCTGAGCAAGAGCCGGCTGGTGGCGATCGTGCTGCCCACGCTCGCCAACTCGATCTTTGCCGCCGTGGTCCAGGCGATCATGGAGCGCCTCACCGAAGCGGGGTACCACTCGCTGCTGGGCGCTACCGGCTACTCGCCGGAAAAGGAGGAAGTGCTGCTGGAGGCGATCCTCGGACGCCGACCCGATGGCATCGTCCTCACCGGCACGCTGCACACCGAGGGCAGCCGTGCCCGGCTGGCCTCGGCCGGTATCCCCGTGGTGGAAGCCTGGGACCTGAGCGAGCATGCCCTCGACATGCAGGTCGGCTTTTCCCACGAAGAGGTCGGACGACTTGTCGCCGATTTCTTCCATGCCAAGGGCTACCAGCGCTTCTCGCTGATCACCGTCGACGACCCGCGCGGCATCCGCCGTGGCAATGGCCTGATCGAGCGCCTGGCGGATCACGGCATCCATGAAGTCCCGGTGGAAATCCTGCCGTTGCCCGCCACCTGGGAAGTCGGCCGGGAAGGGCTCAAGCGCCTGCTGACCAGGAAAAACCGGCCGCAGCTGGTGTTCTGCAGTTCCGACACCGTGGCCCTGGGCGTGCTGGCCGAGGCCGCTGCGCAAGGCTTGCGGGTACCGCAGGACATTGCCGTGCTTGGCTTCGGCGACACGACCGACGGTCGCTTCGCCCATCCGGCGCTGTCCACCATCAGCGTCAACTCCGCGCAGATGGGCCGCGCCGTGGCAGAGGCTCTGCTACGCCGCCTGGCGGGCGGCAAGGGCCTGGAGCGACACGACACCGGCTTCTCCCTGATCGAACGCGCCAGCACCTGA
- the gudD gene encoding glucarate dehydratase: MNALTSTQASQGAPRITDLQVVPVAGHDSMLLNLSGAHGPYFTRNVLILKDNAGRTGVGEVPGGEGIRKTLEEARELLVGQSIGNYQSLLNKVRTVFADRDAGGRGLQTFDLRITVHAVTALESALLDLLGQHLEVPVAALLGEGQQRDAVEMLGYLFYVGDRQRTDLPYRSEDAADNAWFRVRNEEALTPERVVRLAEAAYERYGFKDFKLKGGVLRGAEEIEAVTALSERFPEARITLDPNGAWSLKEAIALCRDQHQVLAYAEDPCGAENGYSGREVMAEFRRATGLRTATNMIATDWRQMGHAIQLQSVDIPLADPHFWTMQGSVRVAQMCNDWGLTWGSHSNNHFDISLAMFTHVAAAAPGNVTAIDTHWIWQDGQRLTREPLKIEGGLVQVPAKPGLGIELDMDALMKANETYRNMGLGARDDAVAMQYLVSGWTFDNKKPCLVR, translated from the coding sequence ATGAATGCTCTGACTTCGACCCAGGCCTCCCAGGGGGCACCGCGGATCACCGACCTGCAGGTGGTGCCCGTGGCCGGCCACGACAGCATGCTGCTCAACCTCAGCGGTGCCCACGGTCCGTACTTCACCCGTAACGTATTGATCCTCAAGGACAACGCCGGTCGTACCGGAGTAGGGGAGGTACCGGGCGGCGAAGGTATCCGCAAGACGCTCGAAGAGGCTCGCGAGTTGCTGGTGGGGCAGTCGATCGGCAACTACCAGAGCCTGCTGAACAAGGTACGCACGGTGTTCGCCGACCGCGATGCCGGTGGCCGTGGCCTGCAGACCTTCGACCTGCGTATCACCGTGCATGCCGTGACCGCGCTGGAGTCGGCGTTGCTCGACCTGCTGGGCCAGCACCTGGAGGTGCCGGTCGCGGCGCTGCTCGGTGAAGGCCAGCAGCGTGACGCGGTGGAGATGCTGGGCTACCTGTTCTACGTCGGTGATCGCCAGCGGACCGACCTGCCTTATCGCAGCGAAGACGCGGCCGACAATGCCTGGTTCCGGGTGCGCAACGAAGAGGCCCTGACACCGGAGCGGGTCGTGCGCCTGGCGGAGGCCGCTTACGAGCGCTACGGCTTCAAGGACTTCAAGCTCAAGGGTGGCGTGCTGCGCGGGGCCGAGGAGATCGAGGCGGTCACGGCGCTGTCCGAGCGTTTCCCCGAGGCGCGCATTACCCTCGACCCGAACGGTGCCTGGTCACTCAAGGAAGCCATCGCCCTCTGCCGTGACCAGCATCAGGTGCTGGCCTACGCCGAAGACCCGTGTGGCGCCGAGAACGGCTACAGCGGCCGCGAAGTCATGGCCGAGTTCCGCCGGGCCACCGGCCTGCGCACCGCCACCAACATGATCGCCACCGACTGGCGGCAGATGGGCCATGCGATCCAGTTGCAGTCGGTCGACATCCCGCTGGCCGACCCGCATTTCTGGACCATGCAGGGCTCGGTCCGGGTCGCGCAGATGTGCAACGACTGGGGCCTGACCTGGGGCTCGCATTCCAACAACCACTTCGACATCTCCCTGGCCATGTTCACCCACGTGGCGGCCGCGGCGCCGGGCAATGTCACCGCGATCGACACCCACTGGATCTGGCAGGACGGCCAGCGCCTGACCCGGGAACCGTTGAAGATCGAGGGTGGCCTGGTGCAGGTGCCGGCCAAGCCGGGCCTGGGCATCGAACTGGACATGGACGCGCTGATGAAGGCCAACGAGACCTACCGCAACATGGGGCTCGGCGCTCGCGACGATGCGGTGGCCATGCAGTACCTGGTGTCGGGCTGGACCTTCGACAACAAGAAGCCCTGCCTGGTGCGCTGA
- a CDS encoding 2-aminoadipate transaminase translates to MNQDCISQSINIVHPVELSHGRNAQVWDSAGKRYIDFIGGIGVLNLGHCNEAVVAAIREQAGRMTHAAFNAVPHDQYAAYMRALAEFVPVGYALSGMLTNSGAEAAENALKIVRGATGRSGVVAFDGGFHGRTLATLNLNGKVAPYKQKVGSLPGPVFHLPYPSVDTGVTPEQALKALERLISVEIAVEDIGAIFIEPVQGEGGFLALDAGFAKSLRAFCDRHGIVLVIDEVQSGFGRTGERFAFTRLGIEPDLLLLGKSMAGGVPLGAVVGRRELLDALPKGGLGGTYSGNPLACAAGLATLGQMTDANLARWGEVQGSTIARYHSAWKQRFACIGRLTGVGAMRGLELVNADGSPAPQHLAAVLASAREAGLLLMPSGKARHIIRLLPPLTTEPAILEEGLNILEQCLAQLA, encoded by the coding sequence ATGAATCAGGATTGCATCAGCCAATCGATCAACATCGTTCACCCTGTGGAACTGAGCCACGGGCGCAACGCACAAGTCTGGGACAGCGCCGGCAAGCGCTACATCGATTTCATCGGCGGTATCGGCGTGCTCAACCTCGGGCACTGCAACGAGGCGGTGGTCGCGGCCATTCGCGAGCAGGCCGGGCGCATGACCCACGCCGCCTTCAACGCCGTGCCCCATGACCAGTACGCGGCCTATATGCGGGCACTGGCCGAATTCGTACCGGTCGGCTATGCGCTGTCCGGCATGCTCACCAACAGCGGCGCGGAAGCGGCGGAGAACGCGCTGAAGATCGTCCGTGGTGCGACCGGTCGCAGCGGTGTGGTCGCCTTCGATGGCGGCTTTCATGGACGCACCCTGGCGACCCTGAACCTCAACGGCAAGGTGGCCCCGTACAAGCAGAAGGTCGGCAGCCTGCCGGGACCGGTGTTCCACCTGCCGTACCCCAGCGTGGATACCGGCGTCACGCCCGAACAGGCGCTGAAGGCGCTGGAGCGGCTGATCAGCGTGGAAATCGCGGTCGAGGACATCGGCGCGATCTTCATCGAGCCGGTGCAGGGCGAGGGCGGCTTCCTCGCGTTGGATGCAGGGTTTGCCAAGTCGCTACGGGCCTTCTGCGACCGCCATGGCATCGTGCTGGTGATCGATGAAGTGCAGTCGGGCTTTGGCCGTACCGGCGAGCGCTTTGCCTTTACCCGGCTGGGTATCGAACCGGACCTGCTGCTGCTCGGCAAGAGCATGGCCGGCGGGGTGCCGCTAGGGGCGGTGGTCGGTCGCCGTGAACTGCTCGATGCCTTGCCAAAAGGTGGGCTGGGCGGTACCTACTCCGGCAACCCGCTGGCCTGCGCCGCCGGCCTGGCAACGCTGGGGCAGATGACCGATGCGAACCTGGCGCGCTGGGGAGAGGTGCAAGGCTCGACCATCGCCCGCTATCACTCGGCCTGGAAACAACGTTTTGCCTGCATCGGTCGCCTGACCGGGGTTGGCGCGATGCGCGGCCTGGAGCTGGTCAACGCCGACGGCAGCCCGGCGCCGCAGCATCTGGCCGCCGTACTGGCCAGTGCCCGGGAGGCTGGCCTGTTGCTGATGCCGAGCGGCAAGGCCCGGCATATCATCCGCCTGCTGCCACCGCTGACCACCGAACCGGCCATTCTGGAAGAAGGCCTGAACATCCTCGAACAATGCCTGGCACAACTGGCCTGA